A genomic region of Cygnus atratus isolate AKBS03 ecotype Queensland, Australia chromosome 13, CAtr_DNAZoo_HiC_assembly, whole genome shotgun sequence contains the following coding sequences:
- the GDPD2 gene encoding LOW QUALITY PROTEIN: glycerophosphoinositol inositolphosphodiesterase GDPD2 (The sequence of the model RefSeq protein was modified relative to this genomic sequence to represent the inferred CDS: deleted 2 bases in 1 codon; substituted 1 base at 1 genomic stop codon) encodes MLPGVSALAVRWVPCRXVHGCPLSGFQCDCSWFLFLFCVFLFTLVWLYFAIIILNDFHNFNEFIFKQQKLWLDWSLVLLIATAVLITYSTVLLVLALCLQLCGQPLKLHWLHKTLLIITALVVAAAFTGLGIKWAEEWKSARISLQETGPFLHIGIVGGMTLLAWPLASVIYRTHNTGLKVFLLLAYCAVMIALYLAPLGITSPCIMEENQLPPKPALVGHRGAPMLAPENTLMSLQKAVDCNVQVFETDVMVSADGVPFLMHDEKLTRTTDVQKVFPERADMNSTAFNWTDLQQLNAGRWFLERKPFPTVQSLSGGDRALVDEQRIPSLEQALEAAKESNISIMFDLRPENHSDYWSFVNATLDVILKSGIPLQQVLWLPDGFREQVKERAPGIQQIYGRKRLQDEKEPLWRVNLPYQDMSFEEIRQYRRDNISVNLYVVNQPWLFSVLWCSGVSSVTTNACQVLKEMERPIWLLPSSTYLMIWIVVDCVSFLMILWAFLLLKKCSQRRQPVGKCMDTSSPLPGGLPPPAGSPLQRGVMELNGLAEESETDVLLTKINSLMQD; translated from the exons atgCTCCCTGGGGTCTCAGCACTAGCCGTGCGCTGGGTGCCCTGCAGATGAGTGCATGGTTGTCCT CTCTCTGGCTTTCAGTGTGACTGCAGCtggttcctcttcctcttctgcgTCTTTCTCTTCACGCTGGTGTGGCTCTACTTTGCCATCATCATCCTCAATGATTTCCACAACTTCAATGA GTTCATCTTcaagcagcagaagctgtggCTGGACTGGTCCCTGGTCCTGCTGATAGCAACGGCAGTGCTCATCACCTACTCAACTGTGCTGCTG GTCCTTGCTTTGTGCTTGCAGCTCTGCGGCCAGCCCTTGAAGCTGCACTGGCTGCACAAG ACCCTGCTGATCATAACTGCCCTCGTGGTGGCCGCGGCCTTCACAGGGCTGGGAATAAAGTGGGCGGAGGAGTGGAAAAGCGCACGCATCTCCCTGCAG GAGACAGGTCCCTTCCTGCATATTGGAATCGTGGGGGGAATGACGCTCCTTGCCTGGCCACTGGCCAGCGTCATCTACCGCACCCACAACACAG GTCTCAAGGTGTTTCTGCTGCTTGCGTACTGTGCAGTGATGATCGCGCTGTACCTGGCTCCCCTGGGAATCACCTCCCCTTGCATCATGGAGGAGAACCAGCTGCCCCCCAAGCCAGCCCTGGTTGGCCACCGAGGAGCCCCCATG CTGGCCCCCGAAAACACCCTCATGTCACTGCAGAAGGCGGTGGACTGCAATGTGCAAGTCTTTGAGACGGACGTCATGGTGAG TGCTGATGGGGTCCCATTCCTCATGCACGATGAGAAGCTCACCAGGACCACTGATGTGCAGAAAGTGTTCCCTGAGAGAGCTGACATGAACAGCACTGCCTTCAACTGGACAGACCTGCAGCAGCTCAATGCTGGCAGATGGTTCCTGGAG CGGAAACCATTTCCCACTGTGCAAAGCCTTTCGGGTGGCGATCGTGCCTTGGTGGATGAGCAGAGGATCCCGTCCCTGGAACAGGCACTAGAGGCAGCTAAGGAGAGCAATATCTCTATCATGTTTGACCTTCGGCCAGAGAACCACAGCGATTACTGGAGCTTTGTCAATGCCACCCTGGATGTCATCTTAAAGTCAGGCATCCCGCTGCAGCAG GTCCTGTGGCTGCCGGATGGGTTCAGGGAGCAGGTCAAAGAGAGAGCTCCAGGCATCCAGCAAATTTATGGCCGGAAGAGGCTCCAGGATGAGAAGGAGCCACTGTGGCGTGTCAACCTGCCCTACCAAGACATGAGCTTTGAGGAAATCAG GCAGTACCGCCGGGACAATATCTCGGTCAACTTGTATGTGGTGAACCAGCCCTGGCTCTTCTCCGTCCTGTGGTGCTCAGGGGTGAGCTCTGTCACTACCAATGCCTGCCAGGTGCTGAAGGAGATGGAACGCCCCATCTGGCTGCTG cccagcagcacatACCTCATGATTTGGATTGTCGTGGACTGTGTTTCCTTCCTGATGATTCTCTGGGCCTTCCTCTTGCTGAA GAAATGCTCCCAGAGAAGGCAGCCAGTGGGTAAGTGCATGGATACCAGCTCCCCTCTTCCTGGGGGCCTCCCCCCGCCGGCTGGCAGCCCGCTCCAGCGGGGCGTGATGGAGCTGAACGGGTTGGCGGAGG AGTCTGAGACGGACGTGCTGCTCACGAAGATCAACAGCCTGATGCAAGATTGA